TTATAAATGGTCAATCAGTTTTATCCTCGTGATTCAGTGTGTTGCAGTGGTATTAGGGACTATTGCCCCAGCAATCAGATGGTTTGCAGCCATAAAATTCAGGTGTCCAAAGCTCGGAAAAGAGGGCTACAAGAAGGAATTCACATTAGAAAACTATTGGATCCAATATCTGGTAGAGATGAAGCAGTGTCCATTAAACATCAAAGTTAAAAACAGAAGATGTAGAAAGCTTGTTCATAGTgcaaaaaacaaatttctggACGGATGTATTATCCTACAAACAACCATAGTGTTCACAAGCAAAGTAATTCGACTCATATCCATTTTCCTTGTCAGAGGAATCTTCTCATTCTGTGATTGtttcaaaagtttgaaaaacaaGTTATGTTTTAAAGACACAATTTCTATGAACAGTTCTGAGTCAGAGGTAGATACTGATTCAAAGATGGATCTCAGTCGTTTTGTTCTGTATCTTGAAGGTGAAGATGATCTAGTTCATCTCATGATCGCAAACAATTATCATGCCACACATCACTGGATTCAGAAAGGGCAGAAGAAAAAACCTAAGATTCTCATTCACCTGCTGGAAGGAACTATCATGTCACGAGGTTTCAAGGGAGTGGCAGAGTTTGACAATCTTCAAGTTCCATGTCTAGATTCCCAACAGCCCCAAAACTGCTGGATGCTCCCTGTGGTGACATTAACAGTCATAGCAACTTCTCTTCCAAACATGAATCGTAGATTAATCAAACACTTGTTACGCGCAGTAAACGAAGGTCTCAAATACATACGACTCATCGAAGATCACCTCGACACCAAAGGGGATTTCATAAACCTAAAGAAAGCAGCCGAAATCGTTTGGCTAGGGATCGATCTACACCATAAATGGCTGGACATAGACATCCACAAAATTTCACATCATAAAGAAAGTCCAAAGGAAGTTCTCGAACAGCTTTCAAATTGTGCAAAGAAAATCTACTCGGCAGAGAAGAAGACAAATCAACATCTATGCTTGAAGCTAAGTCCTTCAAAATGGCCGATCAAGGTACTGGCTGCGAACTGTATGTACAGAATAAGTGAATCGATGCTactaaaatatgaaaaaaaatacgGGCACTCAAGTGAGCAATTGTTCACAGAAATCGAAGCCATTATCGGTGCCATTATGGGAGCGTGTCTGACAAATTTGGAGAAAGTGATATCAACAAAGTGTTCGAACAGTGCGATTGAAAAACGAGAGAAGAGTGTGAGAAAAGCAGCTTACATTCTTGGGAAAACGGGGAACATTTTGAAACTGGTTGAGAAGACGACGCTTCCTGCGCTTGATCCGCATCAAATGGAGAGCATTGAAGAATGGCGATTGTTCTACTCACATGAGATCTAGCTCTGCTGAAAGGTGAAGCTGCCATAACAATCTTGTTTGAATTAGTTCCAAATGTAAACCAAAATGTTCATACTATAAATGCAGAAGGTTGAGACATTTTTAGATCAACATACCTACAAAATTTGGTTGTTTCTCTTCTCCATATAGATCAAATGTAACCATCCGAGCTTCAAATATGACTACtaatttactttttctaaatttaagcCTTAAAGCTTCAAAGAATTGATGTGTTTTGGTTGATTGAGTTTAATCCATCTCTTTCATATAACACTACATGCAAGGGCTTTACCTTTCGGGTTTTctctcaaagctttaaaacgcgtcacccttataaatggtggtttattctcctcctcaactaaggtgggacatcacaatccacccccccttcgaggcccagtgtcctcgctagcactctttccttcctccaatcgatgtgggaccgcccccaaatccaccccctttggggcccagcgtctttactgacataccgcctcgtgtctaccctccttcggggaacagcgagaaggctggcacatcgtccgatgtttggctctaataccatttgtaacggcccagatccaccgctagcagatattgtcctatttgggcttcccctcaaggttttaacgcgtctgctaggggaacgTTTCCACACTGTtctaaatggtggtttgttctcctccacaactaatgtgggacatcacatgaGGTCTCACAAAATTCACTAACGGTCATACATTTTCAACCGTGCAACGTCGTTATCTTAACACGCTCACGACAAATGCTTTTGTGGCTTTGTCGAACCTTAGATGGGGTTTATCTTCTTCAACCAAATACAACTTGTAGCAGAATCTAAGTTTATTCACCTAAATACTCCGTCCGTACATGCACGTTCAATCTTCTATGACCCAACTGACTTGCATCTACACGAGGCCAAGTCATTCGACTCGATCTTGCCTCTAgtcctttcaaattttcaatgatTAAAGTTATGAAGGGACTATGTCTACCCAATCTGCCTTACACTCGAACCTGCTATTCTTTTTCGTGCCATGACCGTTGTGGTTCTTATCGTCTCCCTAATGATAGCCTTGTAGTTCCTTTTCATGTGGCCCTTTCTTCATAGCATGACAC
This sequence is a window from Cucurbita pepo subsp. pepo cultivar mu-cu-16 chromosome LG19, ASM280686v2, whole genome shotgun sequence. Protein-coding genes within it:
- the LOC111781294 gene encoding uncharacterized protein LOC111781294; its protein translation is MGVVSCSNDGYLNDAKFSEPMPWIGIYIATASLVCLLAMAADLVHGFRHRKFWFPCKFFTLNSTSLTLIAVAIKLSVDLNTSMPGREDQLAKLSSAVLMCTIMANCMPSLGSMENQEIFMNIMALGILVITLIINACMEMGTGVIYVYMKEHVSILILMLVLLGILSFSALVVPSTKSYLEMKYSLRHELASKECKANEKEGKIAVERLKEGMIKYWMMAQTCSPQFVMGRSATCTASGAICLLSAGILAEAILTSYLTKKSFKFCNGQSDYKWSISFILVIQCVAVVLGTIAPAIRWFAAIKFRCPKLGKEGYKKEFTLENYWIQYLVEMKQCPLNIKVKNRRCRKLVHSAKNKFLDGCIILQTTIVFTSKVIRLISIFLVRGIFSFCDCFKSLKNKLCFKDTISMNSSESEVDTDSKMDLSRFVLYLEGEDDLVHLMIANNYHATHHWIQKGQKKKPKILIHLLEGTIMSRGFKGVAEFDNLQVPCLDSQQPQNCWMLPVVTLTVIATSLPNMNRRLIKHLLRAVNEGLKYIRLIEDHLDTKGDFINLKKAAEIVWLGIDLHHKWLDIDIHKISHHKESPKEVLEQLSNCAKKIYSAEKKTNQHLCLKLSPSKWPIKVLAANCMYRISESMLLKYEKKYGHSSEQLFTEIEAIIGAIMGACLTNLEKVISTKCSNSAIEKREKSVRKAAYILGKTGNILKLVEKTTLPALDPHQMESIEEWRLFYSHEI